From a region of the Zerene cesonia ecotype Mississippi chromosome 11, Zerene_cesonia_1.1, whole genome shotgun sequence genome:
- the LOC119830457 gene encoding uncharacterized protein LOC119830457 isoform X1 has product MPFKRTWDAECPRVWEQWKVNDQQWVLQDLDPRDDEEALDILLGILGADEMLCLVSRVQEDEESLINMRKFWKECLAQRMSLALYTWEGDKKILAAVNVCVVASVGETVPDIEWDQQLFPINPEKINGAKWKNVFAALDYVERKRDPHKYLGLDTLLHAFGLVVKREYRGSKLGAKLLAAREPLCKFYGVKGTTTVFTGPASQKLAAKCGFETIAEATLKEMFEHGLDFPPDTNRCIKLMVKKFD; this is encoded by the exons ATGCCATTTAAAAGAACCTGGGATGCTGAATGCCCCCGAGTGTGGGAGCAATGGAAGGTGAACGACCAACAGTGGGTCCTACAGGACTTGGACCCGCGTGACGATGAAGAGGCCTTGGATATCCTGCTAGGTATCCTTGGCGCTGATGAAATGCTCTGCTTGGTTAGcc GTGTCCAGGAAGACGAGGAAAGCCTGATCAATATGAGGAAGTTCTGGAAGGAATGCCTAGCTCAGAGGATGAGTCTTGCCCTGTATACCTGGGAGGGGGACAAGAAGATACTGGCTGCTGTGAACGTGTGTGTGGTAGCATCTGTAGGCGAAACTGTGCCAGATATCGAG TGGGATCAACAATTATTCCCAATAAATCCAGAAAAG ATAAACGGTGCGAAATGGAAAAACGTTTTCGCAGCTTTGGACTACGTTGAGAGAAAGAGGGATCCGCATAAGTACTTAGGATTGGACACATTGTTACATGCGTTTGGACTCGTCGTGAAGAGAGAATACCGAGGCTCGAAGCTTGGCGCCAAGTTACTGGCTGCAAG AGAGCCGCTATGCAAATTCTACGGTGTCAAAGGAACCACAACAGTATTCACAGGGCCAGCATCACAGAAGCTGGCAGCGAAATGCGGCTTCGAAACAATAGCTGAGGCGACGCTGAAGGAAATGTTCGAGCACGGTCTCGACTTTCCACCAGATACAAATAGGTGTATTAAGCTTATGGTGAAAAAATTtgactaa
- the LOC119830457 gene encoding uncharacterized protein LOC119830457 isoform X2, with protein MPFKRTWDAECPRVWEQWKVNDQQWVLQDLDPRDDEEALDILLGILGADEMLCLVSRVQEDEESLINMRKFWKECLAQRMSLALYTWEGDKKILAAVNVCVVASVGETVPDIEINGAKWKNVFAALDYVERKRDPHKYLGLDTLLHAFGLVVKREYRGSKLGAKLLAAREPLCKFYGVKGTTTVFTGPASQKLAAKCGFETIAEATLKEMFEHGLDFPPDTNRCIKLMVKKFD; from the exons ATGCCATTTAAAAGAACCTGGGATGCTGAATGCCCCCGAGTGTGGGAGCAATGGAAGGTGAACGACCAACAGTGGGTCCTACAGGACTTGGACCCGCGTGACGATGAAGAGGCCTTGGATATCCTGCTAGGTATCCTTGGCGCTGATGAAATGCTCTGCTTGGTTAGcc GTGTCCAGGAAGACGAGGAAAGCCTGATCAATATGAGGAAGTTCTGGAAGGAATGCCTAGCTCAGAGGATGAGTCTTGCCCTGTATACCTGGGAGGGGGACAAGAAGATACTGGCTGCTGTGAACGTGTGTGTGGTAGCATCTGTAGGCGAAACTGTGCCAGATATCGAG ATAAACGGTGCGAAATGGAAAAACGTTTTCGCAGCTTTGGACTACGTTGAGAGAAAGAGGGATCCGCATAAGTACTTAGGATTGGACACATTGTTACATGCGTTTGGACTCGTCGTGAAGAGAGAATACCGAGGCTCGAAGCTTGGCGCCAAGTTACTGGCTGCAAG AGAGCCGCTATGCAAATTCTACGGTGTCAAAGGAACCACAACAGTATTCACAGGGCCAGCATCACAGAAGCTGGCAGCGAAATGCGGCTTCGAAACAATAGCTGAGGCGACGCTGAAGGAAATGTTCGAGCACGGTCTCGACTTTCCACCAGATACAAATAGGTGTATTAAGCTTATGGTGAAAAAATTtgactaa